From the genome of Spinacia oleracea cultivar Varoflay chromosome 2, BTI_SOV_V1, whole genome shotgun sequence, one region includes:
- the LOC110791587 gene encoding uncharacterized protein isoform X2 codes for MAEDKEHDEQGRRTNKEKTFNRDDCDVLLKNMAVKDKKRETASKEPSKNSVIVDHELLYDINKEHGGSPEVDKRSTSSEVVHDSSATHGKITHDPPPRNEPKNTKIRVKLVGQKKPMAKVMQGTIADEQGMDAANAGKKNKRKRAEEGEVFVRRTPTFTLNPRHSTQQIKRFIKGINNQAHKRQAIVDMGFGGLLHIDFPRNNPTFAGDLVMNFDTNSICILLERNKEIRIVASDVHLVYGIPLEGHKIIEAKDDEEGFRELIDKWKAYHESIDVPSLTEIVTKLVTDDVDDNWKRSFLVLAVNSCIKSTTNTQPFLRFLSTSYDTNRIPNFNWCQYALESLVDGTLYWKCDTTRYFPGPLPFLMVCYFDRLKRQTFDPPRTFPLISSWNKNVVKERVALELKFGFGLGLLLERIETPSLGEEPQQLDMQHHPHDDERLQHHNNEQEHNQNHQDPQPINIPTNMKEFMQQFGEVTTIIANGFVKLTNLLAVGEQLSPLNIFKEDMAFNLAKMWSRCSSTQLPSEFQVFTQQTGSRSLLSQDNDMYSSIWFANIMDDIVRKETGEDQISMQNQVPQQVPILDQSYQQADTNFEYNRELRVDSSSPVHMLECDPTYYDDPLKNDELVVNEKICDNVPNCQDQGMEEHVDYEKCNGKRARKLPSIFRSPFLVQYSHLMIGKEKERNRILDYAFCLELDGDEELYEDGVNLLIRDYFKTMGANVFICNDVIDSWAYILNERDKIRKRGKRMFFPTETFNFLIHIDETEGISQNSHDARLQSFKDSCSYNMEQHNISSLKGYSLIFFPNLCTITLLRDVHKYQGQNFGYFGQQCPGGRIEAQGQVF; via the exons TGATGTTTTGTTGAAAAATATGGCGGTGAAGGACAAAAAAAGGGAGACTGCATCGAAGGAACCATCAAAAAATAGTGTTATTGTTGACCATGAATTGCTGTATGACATAAACAAAGAGCATGGTGGTTCTCCAGAGGTTGACAA GCGATCTACCTCATCTGAAGTTGTTCACGATTCTAGTGCAACTCATGGGAAAATCACACATGATCCACCTCCCCGAAATGAGCCAAAAAACACGAAAATACGAGTGAAGCTTGTAGGACAAAAGAAACCAATGGCTAAAGTAATGCAAGG CACTATTGCGGATGAACAAGGAATGGATGCAGCCAACGCAgggaagaagaacaaaagaaaaagagctGAAGAAGGTGAGGTGTTTGTTAGAAGAACACCAACTTTTACTTTGAATCCAAGACATTCCACCCAACAAATTAAGAGGTTTATTAAGGGTATAAACAATCAAGCACATAAGAGACAAGCTATAGTTGACATGGGTTTTGGAGGCCTTCTCCATATTGACTTTCCACGGAACAATCCAACTTTTGCCGGCGATCTGGTGATGAATTTTGACACCAACAGTATATGCATACTTCTTGAAAGAAACAAGGAGATTCGTATTGTAGCCTCAGATGTACACCTTGTCTATGGCATTCCTTTAGAAGGACATAAAATAATCGAGGCTAAAGATGATGAAGAGGGTTTTAGAGAGTTGATTGATAAGTGGAAGGCATACCATGAAAGTATAGATGTCCCTTCTCTAACCGAAATTGTCACTAAGTTAGTAACAGATGATGTTGATGACAACTGGAAGAGGAGTTTCTTAGTGTTGGCAGTTAATTCATGCATCAAGTCTACCACCAACACACAACCATTTTTGCGATTCCTCAGCACATCTTATGACACCAACCGCATTCCTAATTTCAATTGGTGTCAGTATGCACTTGAAAGCCTAGTTGACGGGACTCTGTATTGGAAGTGTGACACAACACGCTACTTTCCAGGACCTTTGCCATTCCTTATG gtGTGCTATTTTGACCGTCTTAAAAGACAAACTTTTGATCCCCCGAGGACATTTCCACTTATCTCTTCTTGGAATAAGAATGTTGTCAAGGAAAGAGTAGCTTTGGAGTTAAAGTTTGGCTTTGGTTTAGGATTATTGCTAGAAAGGATCGAAACACCTTCTCTAGGTGAAGAACCACAACAACTAGACATGCAACACCACCCACATGACGATGAACGGCTTCAACATCATAATAATGAACAGGAACATAACCAAAATCATCAGGACCCACAACCAATCAATATTCCAACCAATATGAAG GAGTTTATGCAACAATTTGGTGAGGTTACAACCATAATTGCGAATGGTTTTGTTAAACTCACCAACCTCCTAGCAGTTGGGGAGCAGCTATCGCCCTTGAATATATTCAAGGAAGACATGGCATTCAACTTAGCTAAGATGTGGTCGAGGTGCTCCAGTACTCAACTTCCCTCTGAATTCCAGGTTTTCACCCAACAAACTGGGAGCAGGTCATTGCTTAGTCAAGACAATGATATGTATTCTTCTATTTGGTTCGCAAATATCATGGATGATATAGTTAGGAAAGAAACTGGTGAAGATCAAATATCCATGCAAAACCAGGTACCCCAGCAAGTTCCTATTTTAGATCAATCTTATCAACAAGCCGACACAAATTTTGAATATAACCGGGAGTTGAGGGTGGATTCTAGTTCACCAGTGCATATGCTTGAGTGCGATCCAACATACTATGACGACCCTTTAAAGAATGACGAGTTGGTTGTAAATGAGAAAATTTGTGACAATGTGCCAAACTGTCAAGACCAAGG TATGGAAGAACACGTAGATTATGAAAAATGCAATGGAAAAAGGGCAAGAAAGCTACCATCAATCTTTAGGTCCCCGTTTTTGGTCCAGTACTCTCATTTGATGATTgggaaagagaaagaaagaaatcgCATTTTGGATTATGCCTTTTGCCTAGAACTTGATGGAGA TGAGGAATTGTACGAAGATGGAGTCAACTTGCTTATCAGAGATTACTTTAAAACTATGGGAGCTAATGTGTTTATATGTAACGATGTAATTGATTCATGGGCATACATACTCAACGAAAGGGACAAGATAAGGAAGAGAGGGAAAAGAATGTTCTTCCCCACCGAAACATTC AATTTCCTTATTCACATCGATGAAACTGAAGGAATAAGTCAAAATAGCCATGATGCAAGGCTGCAAAGTTTTAAAGATAGTTGTTCATATAATATGGAACAACACAATATTAGTTCCCTTAAAGGCTATAGTCTG ATTTTTTTTCCCAATTTATGCACCATCACATTGCTACGTGATGTGCATAAATATCAAGGACAAAACTTTGGATATTTTGGACAACAATGTCCTGGAGGAAGGATTGAAGCTCAAGGACAAGTATTTTGA